The following proteins come from a genomic window of Amphiura filiformis chromosome 16, Afil_fr2py, whole genome shotgun sequence:
- the LOC140135743 gene encoding LOW QUALITY PROTEIN: uncharacterized protein (The sequence of the model RefSeq protein was modified relative to this genomic sequence to represent the inferred CDS: inserted 1 base in 1 codon) — translation MQGVAGASKNIFSRHLDMKFDLPDNAYKPLDKIGTGAYGVVCSATHKKSGDKVAIKKIPNAFQELTTAXRTYRELKILRHFDHDNIIGIREILNPKGGVSELKDVYVVMDLMESDLHQIIHSTQPFSLEHTRYFLYQILKGLKYIHSANVVHRDLKPSNLLVNENCELKIGDFGMARGISMSADNSKRKVFMTAYVATRWYRAPELLFSSDDYSFAVDMWSVGCIFAEMIGRKQIFPGKNPMHQLTLIVEALGMPPDKMLKSTNSDQIYNFFHKNFSNHKPVDFHAKYPGCNKKAIDLLSKMLVFNPEERMSVKDALRHPFLSKYHDPDDELDCLPAFDFSFEQEDLRKEQIRQRVGKMILKYQKNVFGPAKLSFPAKSDTYSGALQPTKVNQVASAKPMASQAQGLSQMLTKENYSGRLFKVPVAPASQNVTTMGSFKPLVPKEPVNSTTRSLCVTTEQVTTGNTTDIDMKSASSEGQSGLSSNQSFLGASLRPAATSITTASSDYDMRSAKSSTPAQQKQVTSVSTSAVQTHTLSVSPTAQSTSSANDVEMISAKGTPPVSSTLMGSNHLCSDIDVQLKPTADVTMQSARSPNLIPKEEAKTEDNSKKNESQAVVNLLAGLKGATTIETSEGQGSKTISEDTKALIKAALMNSVKNKLRKDSTSSVCSKGGGKVTVTAQSRQREREEKRRQKLKRSQERQKKSKSKSQNLENTALLTDEDKSLLERWSKMQAGGPGQSSQTKQRLKSDSSVVGNTDESAPLQQGTGQNASGPDQSISSITENKGKKPSNPTSVQMFANPNKLQLSSSQNLVGSVKNVTQINMTMTANVNRPSVPNQRRIMPKETPTNPYTGACAVSSTVTTIPNTFTIMTQLPVRQNVVTNPVSSQGAVVYAGNIENGGITLANTSTSNKQQTQYVLPQHSVSSAVPQHSVSMTTTHNTVSSVSTLANLQEGEVTDASNFQPISSTKPETSSISDQSSYRTRIYSDRETPSPPQPLSPPTYEQAMKAIQNSQSTNSSETQLDSLGSLDGISPFKPSPQASGLPFGRASEAPDIASVIQQFSKQAVEDIYPPVLALTPRGDGAGYGLSLDFEDLLGGMGGTLDLPSVGHHPQPETNNRPLDSAPLSPTLLSDWLELRNLNVDDMQAVQQELGMTSPFNMADLASLGNISPPTKS, via the exons ATGCAGGGTGTGGCAGGAGCAAGCAAAAATATCTTTTCCCGTCATCTTGACATGAAGTTTGATCTACCAGACAATGCTTACAAACCTCTAGATAAAATTGGCACTG GTGCATATGGTGTTGTATGCTCAGCCACCCACAAGAAATCTGGAGACAAAGTTGCAATTAAGAAGATCCCCAATGCCTTTCAGGAACTCACTACGG AACGCACCTACCGAGAACTCAAGATTCTTCGCCACTTTGACCACGACAACATTATTGGAATCAGGGAGATATTGAATCCGAAGGGTGGTGTATCGGAGTTGAAAGATGTCTACGTTGTTATGGACTTGATGGAAAGTGACTTGCATCAGATTATCCATTCTACTCAGCCGTTCTCTTTAGAACACACTAGATATTTTCTCTATCAAATCCTGAAGGGTCTCAAGTACATACACTCTGCCAATGTCGTACATCGAGATTTGAAACCGAGTAATCTGTTAGTCAACGAAAACTGCGAGTTGAAGATTGGAGATTTTGGAATGGCGAGAGGTATCTCCATGAGCGCCGACAACTCAAAACGAAAGGTCTTTATGACGGCTTACGTAGCGACACGTTGGTATCGTGCGCCAGAGCTCCTCTTTAGCAGCGATGATTACTCATTTGCGGTAGATATGTGGTCTGTGGGTTGTATATTTGCTGAGATGATTGGTAGGAAGCAGATATTCCCAGGCAAGAATCCAATGCATCAACTCACGCTTATTGTAGAAGCTTTAGGAATGCCGCCTGATAAGATGCTGAAGAGTACAAACAGTGATCAAATCTACAATTTCTTTCATAAGAACTTCAGTAACCACAAACCGGTTGATTTCCATGCAAAGTATCCAGGGTGTAACAAGAAGGCTATCGATCTACTCTCCAAGATGCTTGTGTTTAACCCAGAGGAAAGAATGTCGGTGAAGGATGCCCTCAGGCACCCATTCTTATCGAAGTACCACGATCCAGACGACGAGCTAGATTGCTTGCCAGCATTTGACTTCTCATTCGAACAGGAAGATCTCAGGAAAGAACAGATACGACAAAGAGTTGGAAAAATGATCTTAAAATATCAGAAGAATGTATTCGGCCCAGCAAAGTTGTCATTCCCAGCAAAATCTGATACATACAGTGGTGCTCTTCAGCCAACCAAAGTCAATCAAGTGGCATCCGCTAAACCTATGGCGAGCCAAGCCCAGGGTCTAAGTCAGATGTTAACAAAGGAAAACTACTCCGGAAGGCTTTTTAAAGTACCTGTGGCACCTGCATCTCAAAATGTAACAACGATGGGTAGTTTTAAGCCATTGGTACCAAAAGAACCTGTCAACTCTACAACAAGATCACTATGTGTAACCACAGAACAAGTTACAACAGGCAACACAACAGATATAGACATGAAAAGTGCTTCCTCCGAAGGACAAAGTGGACTGTCATCAAATCAGAGCTTCCTTGGGGCAAGTTTACGACCGGCAGCTACCAGTATTACCACAGCGTCATCAGATTATGATATGAGAAGTGCAAAATCATCAACTCCTGCTCAACAAAAACAAGTTACATCTGTCAGTACATCTGCTGTACAGACACACACACTAAGCGTTTCCCCAACAGCACAGTCAACTTCCTCGGCCAATGATGTCGAGATGATAAGTGCCAAAGGAACTCCTCCAGTAAGCTCAACATTGATGGGGTCCAATCATCTGTGTTCAGATATTGATGTGCAGTTGAAGCCAACTGCAGATGTAACTATGCAAAGTGCTAGAAGTCCCAATTTAATCCCAAAAGAGGAAGCTAAGACTGAGGATAACAGCAAGAAGAATGAGAGCCAGGCTGTAGTGAACTTATTGGCAGGATTGAAAGGTGCAACAACAATAGAGACATCAGAGGGCCAAGGATCAAAGACCATATCTGAAGATACGAAGGCGCTCATCAAAGCAGCTCTGATGAATTCAGTGAAAAACAAGTTAAGAAAAG ATTCAACATCGAGTGTGTGCAGCAAGGGAGGAGGCAAAGTGACGGTCACAGCGCAATCAAGACAAAGAGAACGAGAAGAAAAAAGACGTCAGAAGTTGAAACGCTCTCAGGAAAGACAGAAAAAAAGTAAATCCAAATCCCAGAATCTAGAAAACACTGCCCTCTTGACTGACGAAGATAAAAGTCTCCTAGAGCGATGGAGTAAAATGCAAGCCGGGGGTCCAGGTCAAAGTTCGCAAACAAAACAGCGACTGAAATCCGATTCCTCAGTTGTTGGAAATACAGACGAAAGTGCACCACTGCAGCAAGGGACTGGACAAAATGCATCGGGCCCGGATCAAAGCATCTCATCGATAACTGAGAATAAGGGCAAAAAACCTAGCAACCCAACATCAGTCCAGATGTTTGCAAATCCTAACAAACTACAACTTTCTTCTTCACAAAATTTAGTTGGTAGCGTTAAAAATGTCACTCAGATTAATATGACCATGACTGCCAATGTTAATAGACCAAGCGTGCCCAATCAGCGGAGAATTATGCCCAAGGAGACGCCTACAAACCCATACACAGGAGCGTGTGCTGTTAGCAGCACGGTTACTACCATACCAAACACTTTCACGATAATGACGCAATTACCTGTTAGACAAAATGTGGTTACGAATCCAGTGAGTTCACAAGGTGCTGTAGTGTACGCAGGGAACATAGAAAATGGTGGGATTACATTAGCAAATACATCCACCAGTAACAAACAGCAAACTCAATACGTATTACCACAGCATTCTGTGTCTTCAGCAGTCCCACAGCATTCAGTGTCTATGACAACCACACATAATACCGTCTCAAGTGTCAGTACGCTTGCAAATCTTCAAGAAGGTGAAGTAACTGATGCCAGTAATTTTCAGCCAATCAGTTCCACCAAGCCAGAAACATCTTCCATATCTGATCAAAGTTCTTACCGTACGCGTATATATTCTGATCGCGAAACGCCATCCCCACCGCAGCCTTTATCACCACCGACTTACGAGCAAGCTATGAAGGCGATTCAGAATTCCCAGTCAACAAATAGCAGTGAGACACAACTCGATAGCCTTGGGTCTTTGGATGGCATTTCTCCTTTTAAGCCTTCGCCACAAGCGTCTGGTCTACCGTTTGGAAGGGCAAGTGAGGCCCCCGATATAGCATCGGTTATTCAACAGTTTTCCAAACAAGCAGTGGAAGATATTTACCCGCCTGTATTAGCTTTGACGCCGCGAGGCGATGGTGCTGGCTATGGGCTTAGCTTAGACTTTGAGGACTTGCTGGGAGGAATGGGAGGAACGTTGGATCTTCCATCAGTTGGACACCACCCTCAACCTGAAACAAACAA TAGACCTCTGGACTCTGCCCCACTGTCTCCAACACTGCTCTCTGATTGGTTGGAATTACGTAACTTAAATGTTGACGATATGCAGGCAGTGCAGCAAGAACTGGGAATGACGTCCCCTTTCAACATGGCGGACCTGGCTAGTTTGGGTAACATAAGTCCACCCACAAAGAGTTGA